Below is a genomic region from Hypomesus transpacificus isolate Combined female chromosome 1, fHypTra1, whole genome shotgun sequence.
GTTTGAAACAAACAGAATAAGTACAGGTTCTAAAATAAAAAGGTCTTACAAAGTGGGCCTTAAGTATGCTAACTGTACTGAAaaacaagagaaaaagaaggcGTTTTAAACAGTAATATAAACAATATACTGGGCCTTAACGTACCAGAGGAGTCTGTTTTAGAGAAATAAGAACTGAACGCATTCGAGACACGTCCTTGGCCTGCTTGTTGGTTTTGGGGTTGAAGTCGCACAGACGGgccactctctcccactccgTCCCTGGACTGTCTCCATCCGTCTCAGCCAAGAAGGCCTCTTCAGATGCCCTGGGGGAACATGGatgatgagacacacacacacacacattagaaggTGTTCATATGCCATGGCTTTTCAAATGGTGAGTTTTTATAGAGTCAACACTGACTTCAACCACTATTTTGGTCACTAAGTATTCTGAGTTCATGCATTCCTGAATTGCTATACGACCAGTGAGCTCTGCATTCTATTCACAAGTCGTATCAGTATGAATGTTATGAAATACAAACCATTTTTCCATGTGGTAGCACAGGCTAGCTACCTACACGCACATTGAACAGCTGGAGCATGCGCACTCTGGTACAGGGAACTAGCGGTTTACTCACACCATACATACAACACACAAAAGAACATAAGTTCTAAAACCTACACCAAGCCTATCACATCAGAGTTGGGCTGCTTGTAGAAAGCCTTGTCAGCGATCCTAGTATGCAGGCAAATAGGCCAAgagagcaggaaggaggagacagaagaagaCAGTGTCAGTGTCACACAAGCAAAGAGAAGTTAAAAGTCAATAGGACGAGAGGACGCCATAAGCCTGTGAGAGGTGACGGTTTAGTGAGATGAAGGAGATGGGAGTTGGAAGCCTATGAAATTAACCTTTAGCCTAACAAAACCTACAGGGGAAACTGCTAGGAAAATACTGAGTTCCATAAACTGGTTTTATTTAACAATAAACAAAGTTGGATTTGATATGCTTAATAGCTGCCCAACAGATGGATTGTAGCCTATCAAGAGTTCTAGGACAGAGTATCATTAGTTGTGTAGCAGTCCTGTTCTGGTTCTCATGTGTGGGCCAGGTTGGCCTGGAAACAGGGCTAATCTCTCATCCAGGTAATCTCAGGGTTTAAGCAGAAAATAAAGAACATTTGCATAACTGATACCGTGTCAAATTTGGACAGAGTCTGTTGAGAAGCATGAAAGAAGGTTAACGTTAGGCCAGcaaagaaagagggaaacaTTTAATAATAAGAGGAGATAGAAGAATGACAGAAAGTTGTTTAACTATAATAACAAGGGTCTAATGTTGTTGAGATTCAACTTAATCACAGTACTAATTGCAAAGAAACACTGAACTCTAACAACGCATTATTCTTTAAGTTTTTTTATGATCATCCTGAATAATTAGCTTTGTCCATCTGTTACACAATTTAGGCCAAACCAACATTTAGGCCCTAGAGGCATAAAGGTCAGCTGTCAATGCTCAAAGTTTACATTCAGTTAATTAAGTGAGTGGAATAATTTCCACTACCAGTTTGAACACCGGATATTTGTTGAAACGCAACGTTTCTGCAGCCTTTAAAACCATCAATGCTACATCCTGTTTACTGTTTTTGTTCACTCCTAGATAGCATTACAGACCTGTTGTTGGCCTTGTTCTTCTCCATCTGCTCGTTCTGGTGCACAtgccagtcctccagctccttcttggCCTTCTCTTTCCACTCAGCCTCGGCAGCCTTGGATGCAGAGTCTGACAAAGCACCATCAACAGTTTTAAGGGAGCCATTCTTTTACAGTTATTCCTGTGTACATACATTACATTGTATACAAAGAGGTAGCCTGGAAGATAAGAGGCACGACAGCAGTCAGCAGGCGTGGTTAGAGTGTAAACTCTGGGAGCTAAAAGTAGGAGAGTCATTCAGTCCTCATACTGTCGCTGACTTCCACCAAGCCACCGCCCCACTGAGACATAGAGGAGTGGTGAGTTTGCTCACCTAGCTCCTCCAGGCGAGTCTTTTGCTCCTCCCTCCATTTTCTCAAGCTTTCCGGCTCCTGCCTCAGCTGGTCCACCTGGGCGATGGCTGCATAGCTGTCAGGAGAACCATTGGATTCCTTAGGAGAATAGGGATTAATAAAGTTAGCCTAATGATCATTTTacaataaaaaatgtttgtttCCAATGTTAAGGAGCATTTACGGTACTTAAGTACAGTACAAGTTCTAGGTTGTTTTGTGTGCAGACTTAACATTAAGTTTATAATTTGAGGTCAGTCAAATAGTTTATAGAGGAAACTAGATTAATTGCTGGCCACTGTTAGGATACAACTGAAATAACGTAATTATGCCTAGCAGTATTTAGTCAATTTATCAACCAACCATTGAAGCAGCAATAGAATAGGCATGAGATTAATCACTGGAATATATTACCGGAAACATGTCCCCGTTGACTGTGGCAGGTTCGTCTCCAAAACCGTCTagcagaaacaaaaacaaaacaactcaACAGTTTTTCACTTTTGTTGACAGGATTTTATATATCCAAATCTTGTCTTAATACGGAACTTGTAAATTACAGATATGTAGCAAGGTAACTACCTCTACACAAGTGGCGACACAAATGCTGAAACACCTATTAGGCCACAGTTTCTTGTAGTGTTTGCGTGACCTGTCAAATATCTAGCAGTCTCTACAGTGTGGACACTGTGTAGGTGGCTACAATGCCTAGCAGTTGTTTTGGTCTCTGTCACAGATGAGTACTATGTACCGACATAGTTTATTGCTAACTAGCTAGATACCTGGAAGAATTTCAAGCCAGGGTGTGGTGACCACTGCGCCAGCTAGGCAGTAAGCTCTAGTTAGTCTAGCCATGACACCTGTCAGTTAGCCAAATGCAAGCTTGCTAGGTTTCAATAAGGTAACTTATTTTAACAACTTTAGTCAGCTAACGACGTAGGCCAGCTAGCTTGTTCAGATGGTTGGCCACTGCCGTCACAAGCGAAACTAGCTGGAGTAAGTAACCAGCTACACTTAGACAAGTATTTCAACCTTAAATCAGCTGTCCAGCTACCAAATTCAGTTAGCtaccaagctagctagctaggaagCTAGTACAATCAAATACTAGTCTAATAAACAAACAATGACGATCTTATTACAGACTCACCATATTCTACAGTTGTAGGCTGTGCCAGGTCTTGGGGGGGCTGCTCGGTGTCTTCGAGAACTCCGAATCCTTCGTCGTCATTTTCAATCACCGCAATTTCGCTTTCTTGTTGGGCCAAAAAGGCTGCGGCTGGATCCTCTTCCACAGGGTGCACACCATTGTCAGCCATCTTTTACAAGTATCCGGCGTAGTAGacctagctagctctagctgctGTGCGATGTTTAGCTAAATTAGCTTGCAGCAGGCTAGCACAGTTCAGTTCAGTTGAATACACTGGTCTATCCTTAGCAAGAAAACACACAAGATCAATGTAACTCCGTTCGGCGAGAGTCAAGAAGATCAATGTAGTTAGCTGAATTACTTTAGCTAATAACTCAACTAACTGTTGTAGCAATGTTGCTAGCTAACAATAGGCAGCTGTACATGGCAGAAGGAACTGATTCATGATTTGATTCTCTTACCAACTTGCTTCATGGAACCAGGGTACCATTGCCAACTTTGTTAGAGCATGTCACCATCTAGTGGTCAAACGGAAAATGACGTTCTGCGACCACAGCTGTCCTCAGCGACTACATTTAAG
It encodes:
- the cltb gene encoding clathrin light chain B isoform X1, coding for MADNGVHPVEEDPAAAFLAQQESEIAVIENDDEGFGVLEDTEQPPQDLAQPTTVEYDGFGDEPATVNGDMFPESNGSPDSYAAIAQVDQLRQEPESLRKWREEQKTRLEELDSASKAAEAEWKEKAKKELEDWHVHQNEQMEKNKANNRIADKAFYKQPNSDVIGLVASEEAFLAETDGDSPGTEWERVARLCDFNPKTNKQAKDVSRMRSVLISLKQTPLVR
- the cltb gene encoding clathrin light chain B isoform X2, yielding MADNGVHPVEEDPAAAFLAQQESEIAVIENDDEGFGVLEDTEQPPQDLAQPTTVEYDGFGDEPATVNGDMFPESNGSPDSYAAIAQVDQLRQEPESLRKWREEQKTRLEELDSASKAAEAEWKEKAKKELEDWHVHQNEQMEKNKANNRASEEAFLAETDGDSPGTEWERVARLCDFNPKTNKQAKDVSRMRSVLISLKQTPLVR